Proteins encoded in a region of the Salvelinus fontinalis isolate EN_2023a chromosome 17, ASM2944872v1, whole genome shotgun sequence genome:
- the slc39a6 gene encoding zinc transporter ZIP6, which yields MAMRRWAAAALAVLGLAMCWPCSTGDTGPECTRVNGETGKSASEFLSTIDTQMAEQTQRQHLEALFDRYGENGTISLAGLKRLLENVGLDRIRKVMVQHHERPEDDGAEGHRHGHHNHHRNHQHEDEHNGTHRQKHSHRPPIEPKKVPETPKVPKVDDPVLGKKVENSDAHHNLYVKKTTAAQEISTTTEAVRSRREAPTASLTTVILVSNSLGAENQTQPPMVRPEGSDNQHLYDHDHDNDHNDHNHDHEHSHDDHSHGQDSLHNQSQDHIQEKAECLNASSILSSHGMAEGALSLSDFGYLCPALLNQIDAKSCILHGNQPPQHVNKVHKHNDPHHHGHHNHDHTHEDHQVNENKKVGSIQAAWAGGFVSITIISLLSLAGVVLIPLMNRVFFKFLLSFLVALAVGTLSGDAFLHLIPHSQGGHHHYQHSVNRTSGHGLHGEEEEDHNLDGVWKGLTALGGVYFMFLIEHFLTLGKMYKDKQKVKKYDQNDDKVDPEKLPGLEENDLKPIEDVNINGGGNFGDHHSDGLHRGSEEEEVMLAPATSPEGYASVSGSAAAATYTAGDCENKCHSHFHDTVGEADNLHHHHHEYHHILHHHHSQNHHPHSHSHSYSEQHFQQAGVATLAWMVIMGDGLHNFSDGLAIGAAFTEGLSSGLSTSVAVFCHELPHELGDFAVLLKAGMTVRQAILYNMLSAMMAYLGMITGILIGHYADNICMWIFALTAGLFMYVALVDMVPEMLHNDAGDHGFSHCGFFLLQNAGILLGFCIMLLIAIFEHKIQLEIDL from the exons GTACGGGGAGAATGGCACCATTTCGCTGGCAGGCCTGAAGCGGCTGCTGGAAAACGTGGGACTCGACCGAATACGAAAGGTCATGGTGCAACACCATGAGCGACCCGAGGACGACGGAGCGGAGGGGCATCGGCATggacaccacaaccaccaccgtAACCACCAACACGAGGACGAGCACAATGGCACACACCGTCAAAAGCACTCCCACCGCCCCCCCATTGAGCCCAAAAAGGTTCCCGAGACCCCCAAGGTGCCCAAAGTAGATGACCCTGTCCTGGGGAAGAAAGTGGAGAATTCGGATGCCCACCATAACCTCTATGTGAAGAAAACCACCGCGGCGCAGGAGATTAGCACCACCACTGAGGCAGTGCGCAGTCGGCGGGAAGCCCCCACTGCTAGTCTGACCACTGTCATACTGGTCAGCAACTCTCTGGGGGCTGAGAACCAAACGCAGCCACCCATGGTCAGGCCGGAGGGCTCGGATAACCAGCACTTATACGACCATGACCACGATAATGACCATAATGATCACAACCATGATCATGAACACAGTCATGATGACCACAGCCATGGTCAGGACAGCCTCCACAACCAGAGCCAAGATCACATACAGGAGAAAGCAGAG tgtttgaATGCCTCCAGTATCCTGTCGTCCCACGGGATGGCCGAAGGGGCCCTGTCTCTCAGTGACTTCGGCTACCTGTGCCCTGCCCTTCTCAACCAGATCGATGCCAAGTCCTGCATACTGCACGGCAACCAACCACCCCAGCATGTCAACAAAG TTCACAAGCATAATGATCCCCATCACCATGGTCATCACAACCATGATCACACTCACGAGGACCATCAAGTGAATGAAAACAAGAAAGTAGGCTCAATTCAAGCGG CGTGGGCCGGCGGCTTTGTCTCCATTACCATCATCAGCCTGCTGTCCTTGGCTGGCGTGGTGCTCATCCCGCTGATGAACCGCGTCTTCTTCAAGTTCCTGCTCAGCTTCCTGGTGGCGCTGGCTGTGGGCACGCTGAGCGGAGACGCCTTCCTGCACCTCATACCTCAC TCTCAGGGGGGCCACCACCACTACCAGCACTCTGTGAACAGGACATCAGGGCACGGTCTCCacggggaggaggaagaggaccaTAACCTGGACGGGGTGTGGAAGGGGTTGACTGCCCTGGGCGGAGTCTACTTCATGTTCCTCATCGAGCACTTCCTCACACTGGGCAAAATGTACAAGGACAAACAGAAG GTGAAGAAATATGACCAGAACGATGACAAGGTGGATCCTGAGAAACTACCGGGACTGGAGGAGAACGACCTAAAGCCAATTGAAG ATGTGAATATTAACGGAGGTGGCAACTTCGGCGACCACCACAGCGATGGACTCCACCGGGGcagcgaggaggaggaggtaaTGCTGGCGCCCGCCACCTCACCCGAGGGCTACGCCTCCGTGTCGGGCTCGGCGGCTGCTGCCACCTACACAGCAGGGGACTGTGAGAACAAGTGCCACTCCCACTTCCACGACACGGTGGGCGAGGCAGACAAcctgcaccaccaccaccacgaatACCATCACATCctgcaccaccaccactctcagaACCACCATCCACACAGCCACTCGCATTCGTATTCGGAACAACACTTCCAGCAGGCTGGTGTGGCCACGCTGGCCTGGATGGTTATCATGGGCGACGGGCTGCACAACTTCAGTGACGGCCTGGCCATCG GGGCGGCGTTCACGGAAGGGCTGTCCAGTGGCCTCAGTACGTCGGTGGCCGTGTTCTGCCATGAACTGCCTCACGAGCTGG GTGACTTCGCTGTGCTGTTGAAGGCTGGCATGACAGTGCGACAGGCCATTCTCTACAACATGCTGTCTGCCATGATGGCGTACCTGGGCATGATCACGGGCATCCTCATTGGGCACTACGCTGACAACATCTGCATGTGGATCTTCGCCCTCACCGCCGGGCTCTTCATGTATGTTGCCCTGGTGGACATG GTCCCGGAGATGCTCCACAACGATGCTGGGGACCACGGCTTCAGCCACTGCGGCTTCTTCCTGCTCCAGAACGCAGGCATCCTGTTGGGCTTCTGCATCATGCTGCTCATCGCAATCTTTGAACATAAAATCCAGCTGGAAATAGACCTCTAA